The sequence TACTAGCTGCCAAGTATTTCAGATATCTGTTTTTTTCACTTGGACTTTGATTCCTATGCCAAATTCCAGTTCCATGATCACTTTTCCAGGTCCCCTTGTGGAAATATGTGGAACCTGCTCCTTTACATAGAGATCACTTCTCCGCCAAAGAGACCTCCTAGAGGCACATCCAGGTATGTGGGCTAGTCTTTCAATATGACATAAATAATACAACCAACTAGCAAAAAAATATGTATAGCCACGCCTCTACCTATAGCCCTGCATACTCACATGGAGGGAAACTATCACAACTAAACCAGCTTTTGACAGCAAGAATGCATGTGAGGATAATCTTTACACATTTTTATCCAGGCAGAGAAATCATTTGTGAAAATGATCTCTGAACTGAGAAGTGAAATGCATTTATGAGTCTAAAAGGGCAGAATACCACTCTTATAATTTAGGAGCCACTGCTACAGGCTACACCACAATGTGTCTATGGCTATGGAATTCTCCCACCCCCTGCGTGAGGCATAAACAAACTGTTTAAAGCTCCAGTCTTATGTTCACTGTCCTAGAAGGAAGTTGCAATGAATTTAGTAGGAACTGATGCATTTTTACATGTTGAAGATCAGCATATAAGAGACTACAACAGAAAGCTTGGAAATCTCACAGAAATCAGTGGGACCTGAGAGTCAAAAATAGGAGTATTGTTTCAATTTTTGAACTACTTACAATTAGTTGCAAAAGAAACTATTATGGTTTGAGAATTGTAGTAGCAACAAGGAATTACTGCTATCAATTAACAAATAAATGGATGAATAAACAAGTCACTAATGTTTTACATAATAGCTTGAAGACATTACAACCTTTCAATCTTTTTACTTCAGTTTATTTTTTCTTGGTATTTTCTCTGAGGCAAGTAGTTCCTAATGTATAGTTCAAGTACATAAACTTATTGACCAAGCAATTTTCCTTACTCGACGAGTCTTTTTTGGTCATCTACCTCAAACTAGAATAATGCAGGATTCATACTTTTAACATTTGTACAGTTGTAAATAGCATAAGTTTACAGCAGTTCTGCActttatgtatttgtatttgcTAGGATTAAAGTTTTGTTTTGCAGCAAATATGTAAAGTGGGAATGATATATGTTTGTCTTTAAAAACCCATGTACATGCACTAGTGGGCCCTGTATATGCTGTGGCTTCCCAACACATTGTACATGGGTGCGCTTGCATTTGGACATCACATTTGCTACATGAAACACAGCTATTCCTGAAGCAAATGTCTTTTGAAAGAGCCCCAGTTCACACATCTGGGGTGGTACTGAACAAGCATGGTGGGAGAAACTGTGCCTCTCTTCTCAATCATATACAGAGTCTCCAGTGTGAATCAGTGTTTCTGCATGAACAGCTGATCACATACAGCTGTATGTGATCAGCTGTATGTACAGTATGATCACatactgtagcctggaagatggctttttaccttaacatggccgacctggccacctggattcattctatggtaacatcaagacttgactattgtaatgcactatacataggtctcccatccaaattaactaggagactccagttggtgcaaaatgctgcagctcaactgctatcaggagcaagcaggagcatgaacatcacccccattctgcagtcacttcactgGCAACCTATCaactaccatgctcagttcaaggtattggttatcgcatacaaagctcttcatggccttggcccggcatacctacaggactgcctccctccctatcttCCTCCACGGCAGgttcgctcatctgaatagggtctcctacaggtgccaccttgcacatgggcaaaatcaacagcagcccatacacaagctttctctacggtggtccctaccctgtggaacagcctgcctgaggaggtcaggaaagccccctctcctagctttctacaaatgatgcaaaaccgatgattcaaagaggcttttgtactgtagggaggggctcttggatgcttcgctaatgagttaaggaccataggcttcaccactatgttgctttatgtactacctgttagcttaaatatgtgcttctatgagctacttgtgcttcatgtggtctaatgtcagccctacaattgcttatgttctttttcaacattccttcaactctgtatggattcttactaatgctatgtatGAAGAATTTAACCCCATTCATGCATTACTCAATCACATGCATGACTAGTGGCACTGGGGTCAGTGTGCTAGGTGTACACTCTACCCCTGCTTCCCAATGCTTGTAGGGTCAGGTACCATTCAAGCCAACCTAATAAAAGCAATAAAGATATGGGTGCAGTCAAACTGTATAGAAATTAGTATCTTGAAAGATCAAGTTAAAGATTTCAAACTCTGAACATCTCTCAAAGGGTTCCAAAACAAGACTTTCATATTTAACAAACTGAAAAGGGTAGCTTAGCCAAATTCATGAAGAAAGTCCATTTGCTCATTTCTACATAAGCCCTTTTTGGTCATTACACTTCCAGAGTGCCTAGCACATGAAATGGGAAAGAGTGTTACATGCAGTTGCCTCAATATGCATGATCACCATTTTGTCTGAACAGGGAAATGCACTTCTGGCTTCAGCATGCCAGTCAAAAACcttggggtttttccaggatATGCATTCACATCTACTTGAGATAGAATAAACAGGCATTGCCCCCTTCAGATAAAATAGCTATTGCACATATTGTGACTATCATGCACAGTGTGCTTTCCCAGTACATGCAGAAGGAGGCACCAAAAACATAACGCTGAAAATAACTATACATATCTTCAGTCAGCAGATTATCTTGTACACAGGGTCTCCAACTTGGAGTACTCCAGTTTTATCAACTCCATATAGCCATCCAAAAGGAGGATCATTCTTAAAGGCATGTTGTTCAGAAGGACCACACTTGCGATAACTGAAAACAAGGAAGGCAGAAAAATGTGCAATCAGTGAGAAAATAAAATTAAGCTAAACAAATTTTGACATTAAAAAGGAAAACATATAGCAGGTCAGTATAAGGACAATGAATGCACATTCTTGTATGAATTGAGAGAATGTAATCAGTTGCACTACAATAGAAGAATAATTTTTAGGGTGTAACTTTCTGAATCTAAAAAGGTTGTCAGGatttttattaaagaatataATATAAGGACATGTAACACGACAGCCATATATGTATCAGTTTAGCTCTTTGGTACTAAACGAGAGCATGGTAAGTACTCAgtgaaaaggaaatacttttttccccctcttcaaAACAAAAGAGTCAATCAAGTACCACTGTACAATTAGCTGTGTAGTTAATTGCTCCTATACAGTGAACTGCCAGGAACAGAAATAGGAGAAACATGTTATAAACACTTCTATGGTTATACTGGAAAAGAATCAATTAACTTCTAAGAACCCTTTCAAACCTTCCATGTAGATGTGTTTTAAAAAGCACACATCCCTTTTAAACTGTATAATGTATTATACAATGTTTAAACATGGTATAATGTATTATAAATCGTTATAATTTTAATTATCAAGTTGCTGTTGTTCAGAACTGGTTAATAGAGGGGTGCAAGAGGGAGACCAGTCCGGGAAACCTTAGAAGTGTACAAGGATCAGTTAAGTTATTAAAAGGAAACTCGTCTGTGGAAGAGTATCTTGATTCTGTGTGCAGTGGGCCTTAATAAATTAGCTGGAAGGACTGGTTTCATACACGATTGCTCAATGACTGATGACTTACAGTGAGCCAACTCCATTGGAAAGCAGCGTCTTTGGTGCTGTGAGATCAGGGGTGGAATGGGAAGTTTCAGTGGTTTGGGGACAAGCTAGCACTGCAGGAATTCCTCAGCTCTGTCCTGGCTAGCAGTGCCAATGGTGGGCATCAGCTCACCCTCTGACTTGGGTGGTTGCACAGGAAGGAGACAGCTCGTGAACTGATACTAATCACTGTAGCTGACTCCAGTCACTGATGGGCCTGATCCAAGGAGCTCCTCCTGCAGGGCTGGGGGCATGGctctcctccttcctgcccatgtGCAGCCCACTGCAAACTTTCCTGggaagttaaatggccagtttgCCTTGTATGAGATGATATGATCTTTCTATCAAGTTGGAACTGTGAAGGCTTGTTCACATGCACAGGTCACCACTTGATCCTGAACACCATTTTGCTGAACACGTAAATGCAAACAAGCATACCGAAACACAAAGTACACAGAACAAGTAGTATGTTTGCTACCTTTTCAGTGTTTTTAGTGGTTCGTTCTTATCCATAACCCCAGTGTTTGGATCAACTGTTGTGAAAATGCACCTGCAGGtacacaaaacattaaaataagagGTATATCGTACTAATATATTCCATTAAGAACAGTCTTACCTTTCCTAACAGTCTTAATGCTTGGTAATGTGCAATATGGGCTTGACTGTCTGTTTTAAACTTTACTGCACCGACTGatatgttttaatataatttatgctatctgtttttattgtattcattattgaccgtgatccactctgagcccgcttgtggggagagcagaatataaattgaataaaatacatttctaaTGAGGACTACTTTTTAGTTACTGAATTCAAAGACTGCTGGCCGCAAAATCCACCCTGACACCTCATTCCAGTGTGGGCCCAGTTTGTGGTAGAAATACTCAAAAGTTGTGTTGGCATAAACACAAGTGCTACAAAGACCAACGCTTGGTGCTCTTACCTGGGACAAGACATTCGTCCTCTCAACTGCACTTGGCCAATGAGTATTTCAATCCATGTATCCTACAGAAACACAGAACTGTCACACATTAGGGCAGGACTCTGATGAGACAGCATaaaatctgaatttttaaaaaagatctaaaAGGTTTAGACAAGGGTTTTCATTCTAACTTTTGTACAAAAATTTGTGCGGATGCTATAGCAGACAGCTATTTCTAAAACTAACTGCATATTTTAATGACTTCGTATACTGGTTTTTGAACTCAAGTTCCCAAAGCATCTCTCTCACAAGATGCAAAACTAAactattttaaaattcaaaataataaaaatggacCTTTGTGGGTATGGAGAAaggtaaaaagatttttaaaaacagaattttaaaatactGAACTCAAGCAAAGCAAAATATAACTACACAGAAGATTTCTCGCAAATGGAGAACACACAGGAGGGGCAAGGTGAAAAGGCAAATCTGAGCTGAACCAAGAGCAGGCATGTGATGCTAGTATCTTTGCATCAGTTAGTCATATTATAAAACTGTAAATATATTTATTGGCCAATATGGTACTTCACTTAAAGCTACACACTCAGTTTTTTAGACCTTTCTTTCAGATGTATTTTGAGGGTGGAGTAAAAGGAAATAACAATTTTGAATGCAGTATTCCCAATACTCATTTTAAGAACTCTTTACTAACCTCCTCATAAGGAGCACAACCTGTAACAACTATATTTGGCCGGAAATTAGTCATTGCAATTTTCTTCTCTAACCGGGCATTTAGATCTTCCAAGGAAGCTTCAGAAATTAACAAGATTGGACTGGCTTCAGCATAGGCAACCTATACACAAAAATACAAAGAGGACTGATGTTGATAGTTTCCATGATCATTCTCTTATTGAACCAGTTTCTTTTGGGGGCAAAAAAACCTTTTGTATGACTTCTTATCAAATAGTAGAATCATCCTGTACAGCTTGGAAAAAACAGCTTCTAGTAATTGCATCTTAGCAATTGCTCCAACAGAGACAAACTCTAATAGCTTTGCAAGATCACACCAGGATTACTGCCTTACCTAgctaagcaaaaaaagaaaaaagaaaaaggatagtTAACATATGTTAAGGGCATGATTCAGTCAAATACAAGCATTTTTATATCCTTTTGATTTCAGTGGAGGAGGTTAACACATGCTCATCTCTTcctctgaaatcaatggggctttGCATTTCTTAACTTTAGGTGGATGATGCACTAAAAGTACATCTGTTCTTTACTTCAGCTAATTCATTCCAATAAACAAACAGGAATGGGACTATAAATTGGCTCAGGATGCAAAAGTATCAGGCAATAAATGCCTAGTAATATAAAAAAGGTACCCAAAGGAAGGAAAACGTGGCACCATTTCTAGGAATAGTGTTCTCAGTACTGTATACAAAGATCAAAAACAATCATGACAATAAGTTATATTTCTCCAGCTTGTGAAGAAACAGTCAGAAAACAGATGAAGGCAAACACTTCTGAATTATCAAAAAAGAGCGATACTCAGATATAAGAAGCATGAACTCTATTTCAAGTCCCTGGAGTTTTGCTAGAAATCGATATCATGATTACATTGACCTTTTCTGGCCACTTCCCaacatgcagtttttaaaatatgaGTAGGAAGATGCCTCCCAAAACAGCAGGGAGAGATCAACTGGTATGAAGGCAAGCCCGTGGACCCTCAAAGGGAAAGACCATTCATATCTAATTTACTTCATGAAACTATTAATCTTTTAAGCAGTATGTCATGCTCTCCTCAGTTGAACACCACATGATCAAAGTCAGTAAGAAACCAATATCTTATTTTCCAGCAAATGACATCATGCAGTACTCATTCTAAACACATTTCAGGAGTCTTTTACTAATTCCAACAGAACTTATTTCCAAACTAGTACGCAACCacaaaatcagaaggagattgaaacctggaagggcagccatgaaggaactagaaaaggtccttaaggataaggaagtgttagatcattcatactatggtattcccattactatgcatggatgtgaaaattggacagttTCATTATgtataccatggactgccaaaaagacaaataagtgggttctagatcaaatcaagcctgaattctccctagaagctaaaatgactgaaCTGAGGTTTATCATATTTTGgtcacttcatgagaagacaagattcactggaaaagaataatactaggaaaagttgaaggcagtagaaagagaagaaaacccaGCATGAAATGGGTTGACTCAgtgaaggaagccatggcctccagtttgctaggtctgagcaaggctgtcaatgataggatgttttagaggtcattaattcattgggtcaccataagttagaagcaacttaatggcacattccatacacacatacacacacacacttgggatTTCAATCTGAAACCAATACAACAGCAGCATTCTTTGATACACAAAAGCATTAAGCAAAAATAACTAGCAACCCAAATACTTAGCAATAGATACTGAAAAATGTTTGGGGGAGAAATTGGACTCTAACCTCATCTGTCGGTTGGAAAAGAGGCAGGAAACTAACTGGCTTCCTTGTCTTCATATCAGTTTCATAATGCACCAGTCTGTAAGGCTTTGAGTTCAGGAAGGTAGTGATCCACTGAGCTGCTTCATCTCCACAGTCCCTACCTTCAGCATGGACTCCAAAGTGACTGAAGGACCATAAAAAGGCACATATGAACCCTTTTAAAAACATGTGCATTTAGTGTAATACTTCACCTCTCAAAATCACCTTCAACCCATTTCACCTGCGTCCCATATTCCGCTTTTACCCAGATGGTGACTGGTAGTatcatcctaaacagagctatacTCTGGCCCATGGACTTAAAAGGATGTAGAAAGATGTAATTCATCTTAGGATGGTGTTGTGGGTCTACTATTGTATGGAGAAATGAGCAGGGAAGTGAGATATATATGCAGTGATAAAGAACATAAACATACAAACGTGagatcctgctggatcagactagcgGTCCATCTAGTGCAGCAATGATAGAGTATGTAAGATGTTTAtgagagaaaggaaaggggagagaaaaagCTCTTGCATACAAACATATACCGTGCATGCAGTTTAATCTTTCCTAATCTAAACTGAGAGAGAAAATCATGGTAAATAGAAAGCTACAGTTGCTAGGGAGCAAGGAGAAAAATCATCTGCTACCTGCAATTGCAGATGGAATTTGTCACAGGAAGTTTGACAGGAATACTCAGTGTTTTCATTCCTGGAGCACTTAAGGTTAAATAGCCAGATTCATAGGATACAGAAACTAGCACCAAGCGAGGTTTCTGTTTAGCAGACAGTATACATCCATCTTCCTTGATCACAGTCCAACATCTGACattgaaaataaacagaaataatgCTCAGTAAAGAGATACAAACTTATATTACATACAAATACTTCAATCTTAAAATGCTAAATCAGTACATAACATTGGCATTATCAGAGCACAGATAAACAGagcacaaaatataaaaacaagaaaCAGAATGCTAACTTTGCAGCATCACGGTGCCCTGTAGAGTAAAAGTTGGGACTTCAGACTCCCAAGGAATTCTGAAATCCCTTTGAAAATGTTGTCTGCTGGATTCTATTTCTCCATTTGGGTCTAGTAACAAGACAAAAGGCACAGGAGTTATGACTTTAGTTGGGTAACTCTTGTCATAAGCACACACAAAACACCTTGAACCAATTAGCAGGAATTGGAGAAATGAATATTTGCCTTATGCTCAGCAAATATACTAGAAACCTCCTCAGAAGGTTTCTAGTAAACAATGGATGAAATGCAGCCAGAAAATGTCCCCTGATGCAATTTCTAAGCCCCTTGGTGTGCATTAAGTAAGAATGGACTACTTCACAGAAGTCACCGTGGAAATTGGGAATGAGGGTTGCAGCAATTAGGGGAAGTATAAGCACTCACCTGGAAGGCTCCATCCTCTCTTCCTTCACTGCCCTTGCACACTTCTCCTTTACTGCACTGCCCATCACAGCACTTCTtgttccctcccttctttctcctCAATTCTGCACCATGCTGTCTCTCCTTCCCATCTCATCTGCCCAGAACCCCTGTTTACACTTTGATCGAAGGTCATTCTGCAGCCCCTTTAGCCTAGTCGTCTCTGGCTTATTTACCCTTCCTTGTCCTCCTCTTCTAGGCCAATTAACTTACCAAGGAAGTTGTCCAGAGGGCTgctggcagccaggaatggagCCCCTATAGTGCTGGTAGTGCAGCAGTGGGCTGCAGTGCTTG is a genomic window of Eublepharis macularius isolate TG4126 chromosome 1, MPM_Emac_v1.0, whole genome shotgun sequence containing:
- the LOC129330292 gene encoding mitochondrial amidoxime reducing component 2-like is translated as MDGAAAGLSPRALPPLPRLAWLCAVAAVGVALGVAAAWRRRRPGRRLVRVGTVSELFIYPVKSCRGVSVQRAEVTELGLRKGDLRDRCWTVIKEDGCILSAKQKPRLVLVSVSYESGYLTLSAPGMKTLSIPVKLPVTNSICNCSHFGVHAEGRDCGDEAAQWITTFLNSKPYRLVHYETDMKTRKPVSFLPLFQPTDEVAYAEASPILLISEASLEDLNARLEKKIAMTNFRPNIVVTGCAPYEEDTWIEILIGQVQLRGRMSCPRCIFTTVDPNTGVMDKNEPLKTLKSYRKCGPSEQHAFKNDPPFGWLYGVDKTGVLQVGDPVYKIIC